The genomic stretch GAGGCGGGAGATGACGCCGTCCTTGTACGCGTTCACCCCGGCCATGTCGATGCCGACCAGCTCGGCCTTGATGCCGAACTGCTCCGACTCGCGGGTCTGGTCGGCGATCTCGGCGGCGTGCAGCAGCGCCTTGGTCGGGATGCAGCCGTTGTGCAGGCAGGTGCCGCCGAGCTTGCCCTTCTCGATCAGCGCGACGTTCAGGCCCAGCTGGGCGGCGCGCAGGGCGGTCGCGTAGCCGCCACTGCCACCTCCGAGGATGACGATGTCGAAGGTTGCGTCGTTCGGCTCGCTCACGTCCAACTCCCAGGTCGCGTCGCTGCATCGGGGGTCACGGCGGGGTAACAGGGACACACCCCACCTCGGCCATCTTGTCACCACCGTGCGGAAGCTGCGTACCGAGGTGCCCAACGACACGTGGTCGCCACGTACCCTTGGCACTGCCTTCGACGACGAACGCGTGGGGAGACGGCTCGGTGGGACTGTTCCGGCGACGCAAGCAGGCACGCGCGGTTGACTCCGACCGTACGGCTAATCGCGCCGATCTGGAGCACTTGGAAAACTTTGTCCGGACCCGCAAGGGTGTCGAGGCGTTCATCGAACCCCGCACCACCGTCACCGAGACCACCGTCATCCTGATCGCCGACGACGGCGAGTGGACCCGGCGCCGCATCGACGGGCCGGACGGGGCGCGACGCTTCGCGTACCGGGTCAGCATCCCGGTCTACGACATCGCCCTGATGGGCTACCCGCAGCGGATGCGTGACTACAACGAGCGCCGCAAGCGCCGCCCCGAGCAGTACTGACCCGTCCCGGCCGCACCCCCGCCGCATCGCACCGTGCGCCGCACCCTGCCGCAGTGGCGCGGCTCGGCCTGGATGTTAGGAAGGGTCCCCTGCTATGCGCCAGGCGTTAGCAGGGGACCCTTCCTTACACGCACACGTCAGCCGTTCGCGGTGACGTCGTCGATCAGGTGCAGGAGGGTACGGACCGGTACGCCGGTGCCGCCCTTGGTCCAGTAGCCGGTCGGTTCGCCCGAGTGGTACGACGGTCCTGCGATGTCGATGTGCGCCCAGGGGACGTCGTCGGTGACGAACTCGCGCAGGAACACACCGCCCTGCAACATGTGACCGGCCCGGTCCATGCCGGCGTTGACCTGCGAGATGTCGGCCACGTCCGAGTCCATGCCCTTGCGCACGTCGTCCGGCAGCGGCATCGGCCAGGCCGGCTCGCCGACCGCGTCACCGGCGTCGCGGACCCGCTCGCACAGCTCGGCGGTGCCCATCACGCCGGAGATCCGCTTGCCCAGCGCGACCACCTGCCCGCCGGTGAGGGTGGAGGTCTCGAAGAGGTAGTCGCAGCCGTCCGCGCAGGCCCGGGCCATCGCGTCACCGAGGATCAGCCGGCCCTCGGCGTCGGTGTTGAGCACCTCGACCTTCTTACCGTTGAACATGGTGATCACGTCGCCCGGCCGGTACGACGTCCCGGACGGCATGTTCTCCGCCATCGGCACGTACGCGGTCACCGTCACCGGCGGCTTCAGCTCCGCGACGGCCAGCATGGTGGCGGCCACGGCCGCCGCCCCGGCCATGTCGGACTTCATCTCCCACATGCCCTGCGCCGGCTTGATCGAGACGCCACCGGTGTCGAAGGTGATGCCCTTGCCGACCAGAGCGATCCGCTTGCCGCTGCCGCCGCCGTCCGGGGTCCAGGTCAGCTTGACCAGCCGCGGCGGGGCCTCCGAACCCTGACCGACCGCGATGATGCCGCCGTAGCCGCCCGCACGCAGAGCGACCTCGTCGAGCACCTCGACCTCGAGGCCCGCCGCCCGGCCGGCCTCGGCGACCGCGTCGGCGAAGACCGGCGGACGCAGCTCGTTCGGCGCGACGTTGACCCAGTCGCGAGCCCGCCGGACTGCGGCGGCCACCGTCCGGGCCCGGGTCACCTCGGCCTGCGTACCGGCGTCCGCGGCGTCCGGCACCGCGACCAGCACCTCGGCCACCGGCTCGCGCCGGCTCGGCTGCGGACGGGTCTTGTAGCCGGCGAACCGGTACCCGCCGAGCAGCGCTCCCTCGGCGACCGCGCGCAGCGCGGCGGGGCCGTCGGCGTCGTCCGGCAGCGGCAGCGCGAGCGCCACCCGGGACGCGCCGGCCAGCGCCCGTACGGCGGCCCCCGCCGCCCGCCGCAGGGTCTCCGGGGCGGGTGCCGCACCGGTGGGCTCCGGTCCGAGCCCGACGGCGGCGACCACCGGGGCGGTGACGGTGCCCAGGGTGGCCAGTTTGATCACCTCGCCCGGGCCGCCGGTCGCGCCGAGCAACGCCAGCGTCTCGGTCAGCTTGCCGTCGAAGGCGGCGGCGATGCTCTCGGCGCCGCTGGCGAGCAGCAGGGTGC from Micromonospora craniellae encodes the following:
- a CDS encoding leucyl aminopeptidase, which produces MTSPSTTLSLVDTDPAELAVDAIVIGVHSTTGEQDATSGLAGTLLLASGAESIAAAFDGKLTETLALLGATGGPGEVIKLATLGTVTAPVVAAVGLGPEPTGAAPAPETLRRAAGAAVRALAGASRVALALPLPDDADGPAALRAVAEGALLGGYRFAGYKTRPQPSRREPVAEVLVAVPDAADAGTQAEVTRARTVAAAVRRARDWVNVAPNELRPPVFADAVAEAGRAAGLEVEVLDEVALRAGGYGGIIAVGQGSEAPPRLVKLTWTPDGGGSGKRIALVGKGITFDTGGVSIKPAQGMWEMKSDMAGAAAVAATMLAVAELKPPVTVTAYVPMAENMPSGTSYRPGDVITMFNGKKVEVLNTDAEGRLILGDAMARACADGCDYLFETSTLTGGQVVALGKRISGVMGTAELCERVRDAGDAVGEPAWPMPLPDDVRKGMDSDVADISQVNAGMDRAGHMLQGGVFLREFVTDDVPWAHIDIAGPSYHSGEPTGYWTKGGTGVPVRTLLHLIDDVTANG